In Shewanella psychrotolerans, the genomic stretch AGCAAGCTCAATGCAGCATCACGGCGCCGCTACAGAAGATTATCGACACCTTAGCCGCATCGGATGCGGTCGGTTTAGCCCCCAAACAACTGGATAAACCTTTGATCCTCGATGGTTCACTGCTCTATCTACAACGCTATTACCAATTTGAATCTAAAGTGGGAGAAAAGCTTAACACCCTGTCACAAGCCATCGAGCTAACTGATATCGAATCGTCCACTCAGATGCTAACCAGTCTCTTTCCTGAAACTGAAATGCAATATGATTGGCAGAAGATCGCCACCGCAACCGCACTGACGCAAAAACTGGCGGTGATCACCGGCGGCCCAGGCACAGGCAAAACCACGACAGTGACCAAACTCTTACTGCTATTGTGTCAGCAAAACCCAATGACGATTCGCTTAGTGGCGCCAACAGGTAAAGCCGCCGCCCGATTAAGCGAGTCGATTAAAGCCTCAAAAGCAAGGCTTGCCAATGAATTGGCGTCATATACTGATACTTTGGATCTCGAAAAACTGGCCCTTGTCCCCGAAGAGGCATCGACGCTGCACAGATTACTAGGAGTGATCCCAAACTCTCATCGTTTCAGGCACCATAGCGACAATCCGTTGAGACTCGACCTATTAGTTGTCGATGAAGCATCTATGGTCGATCTACCAATGATGTATAAGTTACTCGACGCCCTCCCCGCCCATGCACGACTGATATTATTAGGAGACCAAGATCAGCTGGCATCGGTTGAAGCCGGTGCCGTGCTTGCCGATATTTGTGCAGGCCTAAAAATAGAGGGGGATAAACCCGCTGGCAGTGACAAATGGACCATGCGCTACTCTAGCAGTAAAGCCTTGCTACTCAGCAAATTGACCACGACCGACTTAAGCCAGTTCATCTCGCCAGCTCCCAAACTGGGCGACAGCTTAGTCATGCTAATGCACAGTCATAGATTTAAAGGCGATGCGGGGATTGGATTACTCGCCTCGGCGGTCAATAGCAGCGATCTCAACCAGATAAAGCAAGTTTGGCAGCGCGGTTATCAAGAGCTGTTATGGATTGAACACCAACCAACGGCGCAAAATAACCTTGGGCTTAGTGAGCTACTGACGCTAAGTGTCGAGCAATATCGCTATTATCTGAGTGCAATCATCGACAGCCGACATTCACCAGTTGAGATCATCGAGCGCTTTAACCAATACCGGATTTTATGCGCTATGCGAGCCGGAGAATATGGTGTAGATGGGGTAAACGCCGCAGTGACTCAGGCGTTATCTGACGCCAAGCTGATCACACCGCAAAGTGAGTTTTATGCTGGGCGCCCAGTAATTATCCAAAGCAACGATTACAATCTCGGCCTATTTAATGGTGACATTGGGGTTATTTTGCCAGATAGCGAACATCAGCAGCGACTCATGGCGCATTTTGTTCAAGCCGATGGCAGTTTACTCAAAGTACTGCCCGCACGGCTACCCACCCATGATACCTGCTTTGCAATGACGGTTCATAAAAGCCAAGGCAGTGAATTTAATCAAGTCGCGTTAGTGATGCCACTCAAGCCGAGTGTCGCCCAACGACAATTGTTAACTAAAGAACTGGTC encodes the following:
- the recD gene encoding exodeoxyribonuclease V subunit alpha codes for the protein MIELQKPLAELLKEWQELRILTPLDRHFALQMTSLHPQSTPLFTLICALLSRQLSMQHTCLPLEQINLANPLSEQQAQCSITAPLQKIIDTLAASDAVGLAPKQLDKPLILDGSLLYLQRYYQFESKVGEKLNTLSQAIELTDIESSTQMLTSLFPETEMQYDWQKIATATALTQKLAVITGGPGTGKTTTVTKLLLLLCQQNPMTIRLVAPTGKAAARLSESIKASKARLANELASYTDTLDLEKLALVPEEASTLHRLLGVIPNSHRFRHHSDNPLRLDLLVVDEASMVDLPMMYKLLDALPAHARLILLGDQDQLASVEAGAVLADICAGLKIEGDKPAGSDKWTMRYSSSKALLLSKLTTTDLSQFISPAPKLGDSLVMLMHSHRFKGDAGIGLLASAVNSSDLNQIKQVWQRGYQELLWIEHQPTAQNNLGLSELLTLSVEQYRYYLSAIIDSRHSPVEIIERFNQYRILCAMRAGEYGVDGVNAAVTQALSDAKLITPQSEFYAGRPVIIQSNDYNLGLFNGDIGVILPDSEHQQRLMAHFVQADGSLLKVLPARLPTHDTCFAMTVHKSQGSEFNQVALVMPLKPSVAQRQLLTKELVYTAITRAKQHFACLGSQRVFEQACKQATQRASGLAKRLWQ